In Zingiber officinale cultivar Zhangliang chromosome 3B, Zo_v1.1, whole genome shotgun sequence, a single window of DNA contains:
- the LOC122056425 gene encoding VQ motif-containing protein 4-like, with product MENHQIACPRETGSNGAAPPASAPLPPKVPVLKSCEPSPYQTTFVQADASSFKQVVQMLTGTAETAAAAVATSQKQPVAPGFKATGLKKPAFKLYERRSGLRNLSHLSPLALTISQSSPGSPVGGAAAGLSPRRQPEIVSPSMLDFPSLALSPVTPLSPDPFNRTPHPNSEAGKWAEDRAIAEKGFYLHPSPRALSTAAEPPQLLPLFPVTSPKFSSDLSLSVPPQSFAGNV from the coding sequence ATGGAAAATCATCAAATAGCTTGTCCTCGAGAGACCGGCAGCAATGGAGCAGCTCCGCCGGCGTCGGCGCCTCTTCCTCCTAAAGTACCTGTCCTGAAATCTTGTGAGCCCAGTCCGTATCAGACGACCTTCGTCCAGGCGGACGCCTCGTCCTTCAAGCAAGTAGTTCAGATGCTCACAGGGACGGCCgagaccgccgccgccgccgtcgcgACGTCTCAGAAACAACCGGTTGCTCCGGGATTTAAGGCCACTGGGCTAAAGAAGCCCGCTTTCAAGCTCTACGAGCGGAGGAGCGGCCTGCGGAACCTCAGCCACCTCAGTCCCCTCGCGCTGACGATCTCTCAGTCGAGTCCCGGCTCCCCCGTCGGCGGCGCCGCCGCCGGCCTCTCGCCCCGCAGGCAGCCGGAGATCGTGTCGCCGAGCATGCTGGATTTCCCGTCGCTGGCACTAAGCCCGGTGACGCCCCTGAGCCCTGATCCCTTCAACCGGACGCCGCACCCCAACTCGGAGGCGGGTAAGTGGGCGGAGGACCGGGCGATCGCAGAGAAAGGGTTCTACCTGCACCCGTCGCCCAGGGCACTGTCGACGGCGGCGGAGCCTCCCCAGTTGCTGCCCTTGTTTCCTGTCACATCTCCCAAGTTCTCCTCTGACTTATCTCTTTCAGTGCCTCCTCAATCTTTCGCCGGCAATGTTTGA